A single Pseudomonas brassicacearum DNA region contains:
- a CDS encoding dermonecrotic toxin domain-containing protein, producing the protein MLTETTPLLFPEVLHAHRLDELTATHDLTQADLDWLQHIALPNHTQRAAQTPPMFAETILLQADEKPPIALAGCFALSASSNSRETSTHPAYLYTPTGGIKKFNNRSALEEGINQMRQDTAQRDDLFRLLSLSQRSELNSTTDIRQTRQLIEEDVFKTQLESIENAQNLNALVMVNELIKLPSLRSMLDRALNEALPNLDHRQIRVAFNKGTGLGDPKAIQVTESIALSDAILGYFHHQGWPAGHDIDLTHPGTPASSYTPQQWEKIIKDIARKLIPTFIGRIEAFWESMTTPFYMSRRKLLSQVIHDGLWASILVEREKGQLTDAQSRELLRLFRPSRRDETLLFIETIRFWEYEPHFVELAGSLMISAKGNYLYTPIHGLQKIDNHQGFKAALLGNPASTAQKEALYSLLSLEERNRFLRFDEPQISGKPLDLPVSESLASAIIEKQKNNLHYALEMSRQGDVDIHPLIDKALDIRALINKRLLSPPTAGHWGTHPAFHGGLRPSNFMADQLQRKVKSYTDVEAAFDGLFTRLPTSHSTSLHNGLWQLLPELTNVFSVGIRAEAELRELGASLPSTANDLIRTVFAYDSEHPDRSQRLGVRGFRPDVYSLTLTCSEERRTTHLPLANCFLLTERGGLDTPYSGMAILWTPADGLQAFASVEVATQQLNRHLLDSRKRFGLLANLTPAQRKPHGHYQLKAYELIEDNVLVNRMSSFIRHFEAEHAYLSTLKAGNWQLTGKALLKSLQALLNKGAPTNLKRATHIARTHKWQQKLPAWLGTAALDDQRLHIELLEQYKNSVADGKDYLDGIEPLSTYARNKLKALLNARFAATNLDPDTIQITPNLAIVGPASSLTDFALNHIEVTRNGFKVSSTSTQKLPDGLNETAVRQMLSSLDISTVYKKHVVQTLSGSTAHAQQRKTAFGQQMPWQLLQYAHARYLQQYLSPLAFDLIRQVVDMPDAVARKAVDGADACIRPLELIKTGGATPVKALGLYLIGSSVDATSPQVLYSPYHEGLHFTELKDEESVVAAFNTPGKLQDLLIRRLPENQQATFRNLFAATLGQRSEITLASNPIQANLFDTLFDDNAALLADMLTTQTKENRQVDWGTVLRLFSSGVKLVEKQLAGKLTFIETLWESYQDFKASSEALQQHDWKTGLYDFIAGAAEMVSLGLMNREDTFGLLYPIEPPSQPATLANRWKDIASTAQIRTDLNVFEARGVSLSGLQKDLIDGTYKALETGKLYVPLAGKVFQVAQAGQTWRIVHEHAEGPLLKQSPDGRTWELDPQRQTIRFGKAGSKMAITYSDFKAKGSLNIEARGMAQIRRKYPHRANMIVQALETARFYSFNTLCNLDQFKRQGLVGARLDGILKTFFGVSHIDARLISKIEAAITPICQTLADPTWELQNAERIVIGNLKYLEDRATAFVLEPAANGRIYLTQFFFDPGLDWYRTVVPETFNVDAHAQGATFIHEISHQLFNTLDIVYLDAALPFLDLISTATYLGRAQYDKQKNLQLNGLSLTTPKSKLFTQLDSTDSTYKKLELLPGYKETTREILKITGARTMDNARDDFLDPILPDKRIDVILRNADSITLLICELGRQLDPSLSR; encoded by the coding sequence ATGCTCACTGAAACCACGCCGCTTTTATTTCCCGAGGTATTGCACGCCCATCGCCTGGACGAATTGACCGCCACCCACGACTTGACGCAGGCAGACCTCGACTGGTTGCAGCACATTGCCCTGCCCAACCACACCCAGCGCGCAGCGCAGACGCCGCCCATGTTCGCCGAAACCATTCTGCTGCAAGCCGATGAAAAACCGCCCATTGCACTGGCCGGCTGCTTTGCCCTCAGCGCCTCGTCAAACAGCCGCGAAACAAGCACCCACCCCGCATACCTCTACACGCCGACGGGTGGAATCAAAAAATTCAACAACCGGTCAGCCCTCGAAGAAGGGATTAACCAGATGCGCCAGGACACGGCGCAACGCGACGACCTGTTTCGTCTCTTGTCGCTTTCCCAGCGCAGCGAACTGAACAGCACCACCGACATCAGACAGACCCGGCAACTGATCGAAGAGGATGTTTTCAAGACCCAGCTCGAATCCATCGAGAACGCCCAGAACCTCAATGCCCTGGTCATGGTGAATGAGCTGATCAAACTGCCCTCGTTAAGATCGATGCTTGACCGGGCATTGAACGAGGCGCTACCGAACCTGGATCATCGACAGATCCGCGTGGCATTCAACAAGGGGACTGGCCTGGGAGATCCAAAGGCAATCCAGGTGACCGAAAGCATTGCACTGAGCGACGCCATCCTGGGCTACTTCCATCACCAGGGTTGGCCTGCCGGACATGACATCGATCTGACTCACCCGGGCACACCCGCATCGTCCTATACCCCGCAGCAATGGGAAAAAATCATAAAGGACATTGCCAGGAAACTGATTCCGACATTTATCGGTCGCATCGAAGCCTTCTGGGAGAGCATGACGACCCCCTTCTATATGTCTCGACGAAAATTGCTGTCCCAAGTCATCCACGATGGACTCTGGGCAAGCATCCTGGTCGAGCGGGAAAAAGGCCAACTGACGGACGCACAGAGTCGTGAGTTGCTCCGACTGTTCAGACCCTCCCGCCGAGACGAGACGCTGCTGTTCATCGAAACGATTCGCTTCTGGGAATATGAACCGCACTTCGTAGAACTTGCAGGTTCCTTGATGATCAGCGCCAAAGGAAACTATCTCTATACCCCCATTCATGGCCTTCAGAAGATAGACAACCATCAGGGTTTCAAGGCAGCACTGCTCGGCAACCCCGCAAGCACCGCGCAAAAGGAGGCACTCTATAGCCTCCTGAGCCTGGAAGAGCGCAACCGTTTCCTACGCTTTGACGAACCACAGATCTCGGGCAAGCCGCTGGATTTACCGGTGTCCGAATCCCTGGCGAGTGCAATCATCGAAAAACAGAAGAATAACCTCCATTACGCACTGGAAATGTCTCGCCAGGGCGATGTCGACATCCATCCGCTCATCGACAAGGCGTTGGATATACGCGCCCTCATCAACAAAAGGCTGCTGAGCCCGCCAACCGCAGGACATTGGGGGACTCATCCTGCCTTTCATGGCGGCCTGCGCCCGTCCAATTTCATGGCCGATCAACTGCAAAGAAAGGTCAAGAGCTATACCGATGTCGAAGCGGCTTTTGATGGCCTCTTTACCCGGTTGCCGACATCCCACAGCACTTCACTGCACAATGGGCTCTGGCAATTGCTGCCTGAGCTGACCAATGTCTTTTCCGTGGGGATACGCGCCGAGGCCGAACTTCGCGAGCTTGGCGCGAGCCTGCCGTCGACGGCCAATGACCTGATCAGAACCGTTTTTGCCTACGATTCAGAGCACCCGGACCGTTCACAACGTCTCGGGGTCAGGGGGTTCCGGCCGGATGTCTATTCGCTGACACTGACCTGCAGCGAAGAGCGTCGCACGACTCATCTGCCCCTTGCCAACTGCTTTCTATTAACCGAGCGTGGAGGGCTCGATACGCCCTATTCGGGCATGGCAATCCTCTGGACACCCGCCGATGGCTTGCAGGCTTTTGCGTCCGTGGAAGTGGCCACCCAGCAATTGAATCGACACCTGCTCGATTCGCGAAAACGCTTTGGTTTGCTCGCCAACCTCACGCCGGCCCAGCGCAAGCCTCATGGGCACTATCAACTCAAGGCATATGAACTGATCGAAGACAACGTGCTGGTGAATCGGATGAGTTCATTCATCAGGCACTTTGAGGCCGAGCATGCTTATCTGAGCACGTTAAAAGCCGGGAATTGGCAACTGACCGGCAAAGCATTATTAAAAAGCCTTCAGGCATTGTTGAACAAAGGCGCTCCCACCAACCTCAAGCGCGCCACCCACATTGCCCGGACCCATAAATGGCAACAGAAACTTCCCGCCTGGCTCGGCACAGCTGCGCTTGACGATCAGCGCCTGCACATTGAATTGCTGGAGCAATATAAAAACAGCGTGGCCGATGGCAAGGACTATCTGGACGGTATAGAGCCACTGTCCACCTATGCGCGCAATAAACTCAAGGCACTGCTGAACGCCCGCTTCGCTGCCACGAACCTGGACCCCGACACCATCCAGATCACGCCGAACCTCGCCATAGTGGGACCGGCCAGTTCACTGACCGACTTTGCGCTAAATCACATCGAAGTGACCCGCAACGGATTCAAGGTATCTTCCACGTCCACGCAGAAACTGCCGGACGGCCTTAACGAGACTGCTGTCAGGCAGATGCTGTCTTCATTGGATATCTCGACCGTCTATAAAAAACATGTTGTGCAAACGCTGTCCGGTAGCACCGCGCATGCCCAACAAAGAAAAACCGCCTTTGGCCAACAAATGCCCTGGCAACTGCTGCAATACGCCCACGCACGCTATCTGCAGCAATACCTTTCCCCCCTGGCCTTTGACTTGATCCGTCAAGTGGTGGACATGCCCGACGCCGTCGCTCGCAAAGCGGTCGACGGTGCCGACGCGTGTATTCGTCCCCTGGAGTTGATCAAGACCGGCGGCGCAACACCGGTCAAAGCGCTGGGGCTTTACCTGATCGGTTCGAGCGTCGATGCAACAAGCCCTCAAGTCCTGTATTCGCCCTACCATGAAGGGCTTCACTTCACCGAGCTCAAGGATGAAGAAAGCGTCGTTGCCGCATTCAATACGCCAGGAAAGCTTCAGGACCTGCTGATTCGCCGGCTTCCCGAGAACCAGCAGGCCACGTTCAGAAACCTGTTCGCCGCAACGCTCGGACAGCGGTCGGAAATCACCCTGGCCTCGAACCCGATCCAGGCCAACCTGTTCGACACATTGTTCGACGACAATGCGGCGTTGCTAGCCGACATGCTGACCACACAAACAAAGGAAAACCGTCAGGTTGACTGGGGAACGGTCCTGCGCCTGTTCAGCTCCGGCGTCAAGTTGGTCGAGAAGCAGTTGGCGGGCAAACTGACCTTTATCGAAACGCTTTGGGAAAGCTACCAGGACTTCAAGGCCTCATCTGAAGCCCTGCAGCAGCACGACTGGAAAACAGGCCTGTACGACTTTATCGCCGGTGCCGCAGAAATGGTGTCGTTGGGCCTGATGAATCGTGAAGATACATTCGGTCTTCTCTACCCCATCGAGCCCCCCTCGCAACCTGCCACGTTGGCAAATCGCTGGAAGGACATCGCGTCCACCGCCCAGATCCGTACCGACCTGAACGTCTTCGAGGCCAGGGGTGTCAGCCTGTCGGGCCTGCAAAAAGACCTGATCGACGGAACCTATAAGGCACTGGAAACCGGCAAGCTCTATGTCCCCCTTGCCGGCAAAGTCTTCCAAGTGGCGCAAGCCGGCCAAACCTGGCGAATCGTGCATGAGCACGCAGAGGGACCGTTATTGAAACAGTCGCCTGATGGTCGGACATGGGAACTTGATCCGCAACGCCAAACCATACGCTTTGGCAAAGCAGGTTCGAAAATGGCCATCACCTATAGCGACTTCAAGGCCAAGGGCTCACTGAATATCGAAGCGCGGGGCATGGCGCAGATACGCAGGAAATATCCGCACCGGGCAAACATGATTGTGCAAGCGCTTGAGACCGCACGGTTCTACTCGTTCAATACCCTTTGCAATCTTGATCAATTCAAACGCCAGGGACTGGTGGGTGCTCGATTGGATGGCATCCTTAAAACGTTTTTTGGTGTCAGCCACATTGATGCCCGCCTCATCAGCAAGATAGAAGCGGCAATCACACCCATATGCCAGACATTGGCAGACCCCACCTGGGAACTGCAAAATGCCGAGCGCATTGTGATCGGCAACCTCAAATACCTTGAAGACAGAGCGACCGCTTTCGTGCTCGAACCTGCGGCCAACGGCAGAATCTACCTCACGCAGTTTTTCTTCGATCCGGGCTTGGACTGGTATAGAACCGTCGTACCTGAAACCTTTAATGTCGACGCCCACGCCCAGGGTGCGACATTCATTCATGAAATCTCCCACCAGTTGTTCAATACCCTGGATATTGTTTACTTGGACGCGGCGCTGCCGTTCCTCGACTTGATTTCCACCGCGACTTATTTAGGCCGAGCGCAATATGACAAGCAAAAAAACCTGCAACTCAACGGGCTTTCATTGACCACACCAAAATCAAAACTGTTCACGCAGTTGGACAGTACGGATAGCACCTACAAGAAGCTGGAGCTGTTGCCTGGATACAAGGAAACCACCCGGGAAATCCTGAAGATAACCGGCGCCAGGACCATGGATAATGCGCGCGATGATTTCCTCGATCCGATTTTGCCGGACAAGCGCATCGACGTCATACTTCGCAACGCCGACTCGATCACGCTCTTGATTTGTGAATTGGGACGCCAACTCGACCCCAGCCTGTCCCGGTAG
- a CDS encoding Ldh family oxidoreductase, whose amino-acid sequence MSAPSDHAASCTLSFDALVSLLEKIFLRHGTSAEVARCLAENCAGAERDGAHSHGVFRIPGYVSTLDSGWVNGKAVPVVDDVASGFVAVDAGNGFAQPALAAARALLVAKARSAGIAVLAIRNSHHFAALWPDVEPFAYEGLVALSVVNSMTCVVPHGADRPLFGTNPIAFAAPRAGGEPIVFDLATSAIAHGDVQIAARKGELLPPGMGVDSLGQPTRDPKAILEGGALLPFGGHKGSALSMMVELLAAALTGGNFSFEFDWHNHPGAKTPWTGQLLIVIDPSKTAGQNFAERSQELVRQMHGVGLRRLPGDRRHRERSKSNEHGITLDEQTLLQLRELAGS is encoded by the coding sequence ATGTCTGCGCCATCCGATCATGCCGCTTCTTGCACTTTGTCTTTCGATGCTCTGGTGAGCTTGCTGGAGAAAATTTTCCTGCGTCATGGCACGTCGGCCGAAGTCGCTCGGTGCCTGGCTGAAAACTGCGCCGGGGCCGAGCGCGACGGTGCCCACAGCCATGGGGTGTTTCGCATTCCCGGCTATGTCTCGACACTCGACAGCGGTTGGGTCAACGGCAAGGCTGTGCCGGTGGTCGACGACGTCGCGTCAGGGTTCGTCGCCGTGGACGCAGGTAACGGGTTTGCCCAGCCCGCCCTGGCTGCAGCGCGCGCCCTGCTGGTGGCGAAGGCCCGCAGCGCCGGCATTGCCGTCCTGGCTATTCGCAACTCCCATCACTTTGCCGCCCTCTGGCCGGACGTCGAGCCGTTTGCCTATGAAGGCCTGGTGGCGTTGAGCGTGGTCAACAGCATGACGTGCGTGGTGCCCCATGGCGCAGACCGGCCATTGTTCGGTACCAACCCCATTGCCTTCGCCGCGCCACGGGCTGGCGGTGAGCCGATTGTCTTCGACCTCGCCACCAGCGCCATTGCCCACGGCGACGTACAGATCGCTGCACGCAAGGGCGAGTTGTTGCCGCCGGGAATGGGGGTGGACAGCCTTGGCCAGCCGACCCGCGACCCCAAGGCGATTCTCGAAGGCGGAGCGCTCTTGCCCTTTGGTGGGCACAAGGGCTCAGCGCTGTCGATGATGGTCGAGTTGCTGGCGGCTGCGCTGACGGGTGGCAATTTTTCCTTCGAGTTCGACTGGCACAACCATCCGGGCGCCAAGACGCCGTGGACCGGTCAGTTGTTGATCGTGATCGACCCGAGCAAGACCGCCGGGCAAAACTTCGCCGAGCGCAGCCAGGAGTTGGTCAGGCAGATGCATGGCGTCGGGTTGCGGCGCTTGCCGGGAGATCGTCGCCATCGCGAGCGCAGCAAGTCCAATGAGCATGGGATCACCCTGGACGAGCAAACCTTGTTGCAGCTGCGCGAGTTGGCAGGGAGCTGA
- a CDS encoding GntR family transcriptional regulator, translating into MSKPGQTVLVALRKMIASGELAAGERLMEIPTAELFGVSRMPVRMAFRTLEQEGLLVRFGGRGFQVRSVSAEQIAGAVEVRGVLEGLAARQTAEHGLSDEARAILEQCLVQGDELFAKGYVTEDDLEVYHDLNMRFHQVIVEGSHNPAIADALARNDHLPFASVTALAVDRQNMAGEFRRFNYAHMQHHSVFDALINRQSGRAEAIMREHANATLRYAEVFGSTLADERMTVILRSE; encoded by the coding sequence ATGAGCAAGCCCGGCCAAACGGTGCTGGTTGCGCTGCGCAAGATGATCGCCTCGGGCGAATTGGCCGCTGGCGAGCGCTTGATGGAAATACCTACGGCCGAGCTGTTCGGCGTTTCGCGCATGCCGGTGCGCATGGCGTTCCGCACCCTGGAGCAGGAAGGGTTACTGGTGCGCTTCGGCGGACGAGGTTTCCAGGTGCGGTCGGTCAGTGCCGAGCAGATCGCCGGGGCCGTGGAGGTGCGTGGCGTGCTGGAAGGCCTGGCGGCACGGCAGACGGCCGAGCATGGCTTGTCTGACGAGGCCCGCGCGATACTCGAGCAATGCCTGGTGCAGGGCGATGAACTGTTCGCCAAGGGCTATGTGACCGAGGATGACCTGGAGGTCTATCACGACCTCAACATGCGCTTTCACCAGGTGATCGTCGAAGGCAGCCACAACCCGGCGATTGCCGATGCCCTGGCCCGCAACGATCATCTGCCATTCGCCTCAGTCACCGCCCTGGCGGTGGATCGCCAGAACATGGCCGGCGAATTTCGCCGCTTCAACTATGCCCATATGCAACACCATTCGGTGTTCGACGCCCTGATCAACCGCCAGAGCGGCCGCGCCGAGGCAATCATGCGCGAGCATGCCAACGCCACCCTGCGCTACGCCGAAGTGTTCGGCTCGACGCTGGCTGACGAGCGGATGACGGTGATTCTGCGTTCGGAGTGA
- a CDS encoding PDR/VanB family oxidoreductase: MIEVQVAARHNEALDICSYELTRVDGEPLPAFTAGAHIDVQLPDGLIRQYSLCNHPEERHRYLIGVLKDPASRGGSRSLHELIQPGMRLHISEPRNLFSLAPHARRSLLFAGGIGITPILCMAEHLAQSGAAFELHYCARARDRAAFVERLRQAPYADRVFLHFDEEPDTLLDAARVLTAPSDDVHLYVCGPGGFMQHILDTAKRQGWQEACLHREYFAAAPTDTRADGSFSVKLARSGQVFDVPADRSVVQVLESHGIEIPISCEQGVCGTCLTRVLEGVPEHRDMFLTEAEQACNDQFTPCCSRSKTPVLVLDL, from the coding sequence ATGATCGAAGTCCAGGTCGCGGCGCGACACAACGAAGCCCTCGATATCTGCAGCTACGAATTGACGCGTGTCGATGGTGAGCCGCTGCCGGCCTTCACCGCCGGCGCCCATATCGACGTGCAGTTGCCCGACGGGCTGATTCGCCAGTACTCGTTGTGCAACCATCCCGAGGAACGGCATCGCTACCTCATTGGCGTGCTCAAGGACCCGGCCTCCCGTGGTGGTTCGCGCAGCCTGCATGAGCTGATCCAGCCAGGCATGCGCTTGCACATCAGCGAACCGCGCAACCTGTTTTCTCTCGCCCCGCACGCCCGGCGCAGCCTGCTGTTTGCCGGCGGCATCGGCATTACGCCGATCCTGTGCATGGCCGAGCACCTGGCCCAGAGCGGTGCAGCGTTCGAGCTGCATTACTGTGCCCGCGCCCGGGACCGCGCGGCCTTTGTCGAGCGCCTGCGCCAGGCCCCTTACGCCGACCGGGTCTTCCTGCATTTCGATGAAGAACCTGACACCCTCCTGGACGCCGCCAGGGTGCTGACCGCGCCCAGTGACGACGTGCACCTCTACGTCTGCGGCCCCGGCGGTTTCATGCAGCACATTCTCGACACCGCCAAGCGCCAGGGCTGGCAGGAAGCCTGCCTGCACCGCGAATACTTCGCCGCCGCCCCCACCGACACCCGCGCCGATGGCAGTTTTTCGGTCAAGCTGGCCCGCAGCGGCCAAGTGTTCGATGTGCCGGCGGACCGCAGTGTGGTGCAGGTATTGGAGAGCCATGGCATCGAGATCCCGATCTCCTGCGAGCAAGGTGTCTGCGGCACCTGCCTGACCCGTGTGCTGGAAGGGGTACCAGAGCATCGGGACATGTTTCTGACCGAGGCTGAACAGGCCTGCAACGACCAGTTCACGCCATGTTGCTCCAGGTCCAAGACACCCGTCTTAGTACTGGATCTCTAA
- a CDS encoding aromatic ring-hydroxylating oxygenase subunit alpha has translation MYPKNAWYVACTPDEIADKPLGRQICGEKMVFYRGHEGKVAAVEDFCPHRGAPLSLGYVENGNLVCGYHGLVMGCDGKTVEMPGQRVRGFPCNKTFAVQERHGFIWVWPGDQAQADPALIHHLEWAESDEWAYGGGLFHIQCDYRLMIDNLMDLTHETYVHASSIGQKEIDEAPPVTTVDGDEVVTARHMENIMAPPFWRMALRGNNLADDVPVDRWQICRFTPPSHVLIEVGVAHAGNGGYHAAPQFKASSIVVDFITPETETSIWYFWGMARHFQPQDEALTASIREGQGKIFSEDLEMLERQQRNLLDHPQRNLLKLNIDAGGVQSRRVLERWIAREREAQAGLIASSHQTQRAEQRP, from the coding sequence ATGTACCCCAAAAATGCCTGGTACGTTGCCTGCACCCCCGATGAAATCGCCGACAAGCCCCTGGGGCGCCAGATATGCGGCGAAAAAATGGTTTTTTACCGGGGGCATGAAGGCAAGGTCGCAGCGGTGGAAGACTTCTGCCCCCATCGCGGCGCCCCGCTCTCCTTGGGCTACGTCGAAAATGGCAACCTGGTGTGCGGCTATCACGGCTTGGTGATGGGCTGCGACGGCAAGACCGTCGAGATGCCGGGGCAACGGGTACGAGGCTTTCCCTGCAACAAGACTTTTGCGGTACAGGAGCGGCATGGGTTCATCTGGGTCTGGCCCGGTGACCAGGCGCAGGCCGACCCGGCGCTGATCCATCATCTGGAATGGGCCGAAAGCGATGAATGGGCCTACGGTGGCGGCCTGTTCCATATCCAGTGCGACTATCGCCTGATGATCGATAACCTGATGGACCTGACCCACGAAACCTACGTCCACGCTTCAAGCATCGGCCAGAAGGAAATCGACGAAGCGCCGCCGGTGACCACGGTCGACGGCGATGAAGTGGTCACCGCCCGGCACATGGAAAACATCATGGCCCCGCCGTTCTGGCGCATGGCCTTGCGCGGCAACAACCTGGCCGACGACGTGCCGGTGGACCGCTGGCAGATCTGCCGTTTCACTCCGCCCAGCCATGTGCTGATCGAAGTCGGCGTGGCCCATGCCGGCAACGGCGGCTATCACGCCGCGCCGCAATTCAAGGCGTCGAGCATCGTGGTGGATTTCATCACACCGGAAACCGAGACGTCGATCTGGTACTTCTGGGGCATGGCCCGGCACTTTCAACCGCAGGATGAAGCCCTCACCGCGTCCATTCGTGAAGGCCAAGGCAAGATTTTCAGCGAGGACCTGGAAATGCTCGAACGCCAACAGCGCAACCTGCTGGACCATCCGCAGCGCAACCTGCTCAAGCTCAACATCGACGCGGGCGGCGTACAGTCCCGGCGGGTGCTGGAGCGCTGGATCGCACGGGAACGGGAAGCACAGGCCGGGTTGATCGCCAGCAGCCATCAAACGCAACGGGCGGAGCAACGGCCATGA
- a CDS encoding LysR substrate-binding domain-containing protein, which yields MNLRQLEAFRAVILGQTVTRAAEMLHISQPAATRLIASLEEDIGFSLFDRVKGRLQPTAEAMTLYQEVQRSLLGVERIARTAQDIRTLKRGSLHIACAPAMGLSFVPRAIAAFMAEHDQVQISLVVHSSREVVDLVVGQRCDLGLIVLPNTYPSPRAEKLLATRMLCALPTGHRLQDQATIRPEDLQGEPFISYPQSIGSRQHIDAIFAAHGVDRELRLETQLSLPMCAFVEQGLGVALVDAISAVEYRGQGIVFRAFEPAIEMDFSMLLPIQGPVSRLQASFLEHMQRFIEAQVPAAYRF from the coding sequence ATGAATCTCCGTCAGTTGGAAGCCTTTCGCGCCGTGATCCTGGGCCAGACCGTGACCCGAGCCGCCGAAATGCTGCACATCTCGCAGCCGGCGGCGACCCGGCTGATCGCCAGCCTGGAAGAGGACATCGGCTTCAGCCTGTTCGACCGGGTCAAGGGGCGACTGCAACCCACAGCCGAGGCCATGACCCTGTATCAGGAAGTGCAGCGTTCGTTGTTGGGCGTGGAGCGCATTGCGCGTACCGCCCAGGACATCCGCACGCTCAAGCGCGGTTCACTGCACATTGCCTGCGCACCGGCCATGGGCTTGTCATTCGTGCCCCGGGCGATTGCCGCGTTCATGGCCGAGCACGATCAAGTGCAGATATCGCTGGTGGTGCATTCGTCCCGGGAAGTCGTCGACCTGGTGGTGGGCCAACGCTGCGACCTGGGCCTGATCGTGCTGCCCAACACGTACCCCAGCCCTCGCGCCGAAAAATTGCTGGCCACGCGCATGCTCTGCGCCCTGCCCACCGGCCATCGCTTGCAGGACCAGGCGACGATCCGCCCGGAAGACTTGCAGGGCGAACCGTTCATTTCCTACCCGCAGTCGATTGGCTCACGCCAGCACATCGATGCGATCTTCGCCGCCCATGGGGTAGACCGCGAACTGCGCCTGGAAACCCAACTCTCGCTGCCCATGTGCGCGTTCGTCGAACAGGGCCTGGGCGTGGCGCTGGTGGATGCCATCAGTGCCGTCGAGTACCGCGGCCAGGGCATCGTCTTCCGAGCCTTCGAACCGGCGATAGAAATGGACTTCAGCATGCTCCTGCCGATCCAGGGACCGGTTTCCAGGCTGCAAGCCAGCTTTCTGGAGCACATGCAACGATTTATCGAAGCGCAGGTTCCAGCGGCCTATCGGTTCTGA
- a CDS encoding NAD(P)/FAD-dependent oxidoreductase: MQKTDVIVVGGGLVGMSIAYGLALLGRQVSVLDEGDDAIRAARGNFGLLWVQGKGYRMSPYAQWTRESVALWPRFAGALQADTGIDIHLRQQGGFQLCLSDAEMAEESHRLGWLREAFAGDYPFELLDAAQLRARLPGIGPDVVGGCFSPMDGHVNPLKLLRSLYAACQARGVKLINGHHVEAIDAGTTGFELRAREQRWSARQVVLAAGLGNRALGARVGLDVPVQPNRGQILVTERLEPFLQYPTTYVRQTDEGTLQLGDSHESAGLDDGTGSQVMAAIARRAVQCFPRLGQVRLVRAWGALRVMSADGFPIYETPRGCPGLSIVSCHSGVTLAAAHALRLAPWIAGEFDDPAVKPFGLHRFNLQAEVRHVG; encoded by the coding sequence ATGCAAAAAACTGATGTCATTGTCGTAGGGGGTGGCCTGGTGGGGATGTCCATCGCTTATGGGCTGGCCTTGCTCGGGCGCCAGGTGAGTGTGCTCGACGAAGGCGACGACGCCATTCGCGCTGCCCGGGGCAACTTTGGTTTGCTTTGGGTCCAGGGCAAGGGCTACCGGATGAGCCCGTATGCGCAGTGGACGAGGGAATCGGTAGCGCTCTGGCCTCGATTCGCCGGGGCGTTGCAAGCCGATACCGGCATCGACATCCATCTGCGCCAACAGGGTGGCTTCCAGTTGTGCCTGAGCGACGCGGAAATGGCCGAGGAAAGCCATCGGCTGGGTTGGCTGCGTGAGGCCTTTGCGGGCGACTACCCCTTTGAACTGCTGGACGCCGCGCAACTGCGCGCCCGCTTGCCCGGCATTGGGCCGGATGTAGTGGGTGGCTGTTTTTCGCCCATGGACGGCCACGTCAACCCGCTCAAGTTGTTGCGCTCGCTTTACGCCGCCTGCCAGGCTCGTGGGGTCAAGCTCATCAACGGCCATCACGTCGAGGCTATCGACGCAGGGACCACGGGCTTCGAACTGCGGGCAAGAGAGCAGCGCTGGTCTGCCCGCCAGGTCGTGCTGGCCGCAGGTCTGGGCAATCGGGCGCTGGGAGCCAGGGTCGGGTTGGACGTGCCGGTGCAGCCGAACCGTGGACAGATCCTGGTCACCGAGCGGCTCGAGCCATTTCTGCAGTACCCCACTACCTACGTGCGCCAGACCGACGAGGGCACGCTGCAACTGGGTGATTCCCACGAGTCAGCGGGCTTGGATGACGGCACCGGCAGCCAGGTCATGGCCGCCATTGCCCGGCGCGCGGTTCAGTGTTTTCCGCGGTTGGGCCAGGTACGACTGGTGCGGGCCTGGGGGGCGTTGCGGGTGATGAGTGCCGATGGCTTTCCGATCTACGAAACGCCCCGGGGTTGTCCGGGACTGTCGATTGTCAGCTGCCACAGCGGTGTGACGCTGGCTGCCGCCCACGCCTTGCGCCTGGCGCCGTGGATCGCCGGCGAATTCGATGATCCGGCGGTGAAGCCATTCGGGCTGCACCGTTTCAACCTGCAAGCAGAGGTGCGCCATGTCGGCTGA